The DNA region CGACCATCAGACCGCCAACGCCCGTGCCCTGGCGGAATCCGGTGCGGCGGTGCTTCTGCCCGAATCCGTGCTTGACGCCGAAAGCCTCGCGCGCGACATCCGGGACATCCTTTCCGACAGCGCCCGCGCCACCCGAATGGCAGCGGCGGCGCTGGAGCTCGCCCGCCCCGATGCGGCGCAGCGCCTTGCAGATCTAGTAACGGACCTATCCCGATGAACGCAGCGACCAAACTTCCGGGCGAATTGGGCCCCATCCATTTCATCGGCATCGGCGGCATCGGCATGTCGGGCATCGCCGAGGTGCTGATGACGCTGGGCTATGCCGTGCAGGGATCGGACGCGAAACGCTCGAAGATCACCGACCGGCTGGAGAAGCTGGGCGCCGCCGTCTTCGAGGGCCAGCGCGCGGAAAACATCGGCGAGGCCGGCGTGGTGGTGATCTCGACCGCGATCAAGAAGGGCAACCCCGAGCTTGAGGAAGCCCGCCGCCGCGGGTTGCCCATCGTGCGCCGGGCCGAGATGCTGGCGGAACTCATGCGCCTGCGCTCGAACGTCGCCGTGGCCGGCACGCATGGCAAGACCACCACCACCACCATGGTCGCGACGCTGCTGGATGCCGGCGGCTTCGACCCGACCGTCATCAACGGCGGCGTGATCCACGCCTATGGCTCCAACGCCCGCGCCGGTGCCGGCGAATGGATGGTGGTCGAGGCCGACGAATCGGACGGTTCGTTCAACCGCCTGCCGGCGACCATCGCCATCGTGACCAACATCGACCCCGAGCATATGGAGCACTGGGGCAGCTTCGACGCGCTGCGCAAGGGCTTCCAGGATTTCGTCTCGAACATCCCCTTCTACGGCCTTGCCGTCTGCTGCACCGACCACCCCGAGGTGCAGGCGCTGGTCGGCCGCACCACCGACCGCCGCGTGGTCACCTTCGGCTTCAACGCCCAGGCCGACATCCGCGCGATAAACCTGCGCTATGAAAACGGCATCGCGCATTTCGACATTGCCCTGCAGGGCGAGGAAGACGCCCCGGTCATCGAGGACTGCACCCTGCCGATGCCCGGCGACCACAACGTCTCGAACGCGCTGGCCGCCGTCGCGGTCGCCCGCCATCTCGGCATGAAGCGCGCCCAGATCCGCGAGGCGCTGGCCAAGTTCGGCGGCGTCGGCCGCCGCTTCACCCGCGTGGGCGAGGTGAACGGCGTCACCATCATCGACGACTACGGCCACCATCCGGTCGAGATCGCCGCCGTGCTGAAAGCCGCGCGCCAGGCCACCAAGGGCCGGGTCATCGCCGTGCACCAGCCGCACCGCTATACCCGGCTCTCCGGCCTCTTCGACGATTTCTGCACCTGCTTCAACGAGGCCGACGTGGTCGCCATCGCCGAAGTCTATTCCGCCGGCGAGGAACCTATCCCCGGCGCCTCGCGCGACGATCTGGTGGCGGGGCTGATCGCCCACGGCCACCGCCACGCCCGCGCGGTGATGGACGAGGGCGACCTGGAGCGCCTGGTTCGCGAACAGGCCCGGCCCGGCGACATGGTGGTCTGCCTTGGCGCCGGCACCATCTCGGCCTGGGCCAACAACCTGCCCGAGCGGCTGCTGGGGCAGGCCGCATGATGCTGCTGGTCGGCCACCCGTTCGTCGCGGCGCTTTGCGCGGTCCTGTGGGGCGTGCTGGCCTGCCTGCTGCCCTTCGTGCGGCTGCGCTGGCGCCATGCCGCGTTGTGGACGCTGGTGCTGTGCGGCGTGCCGGTGCTGGGCTGGCTGACTTATCTCTGCGGCCCGGGCTTCGGCGTGCTGTTCCTGTCGCTGGGCCTGTCGCTGCTGGTCTGGCCGCCGTTCGAGACCCGCCGCCGCCGCGCGCCGGCGCAACGCGGGCTGCGCTGAGGCGGCATGGAGATCGTCTGGCTCATCGTCGCCGTGGCGGTGGCGCTGACCGTCAGCATCGGCGCGATCCGCGCCGCCGCCCGCAGCTGGGCGCCGCTCGCGCTGCAACTGGCGCTGCTGCTCGGCTCGGCCGGTGCCTGCTATCTGATCGGAGGCGCCAAGACCGGCGGCTATCTTGCCGGGATCATCGGCGCGCTGCTGTGCCTGCTCATGCTGATCGCCGCCGGCGGTCTGGCGCTGGGGGCGGCCGGTCGCTGGCTCTGGGATCGGCTGCGCCCCGCCACGGCCGGCGCGTCGCCCGCCGCGGCTTGGGACGTCTGGGTGATCGGCGGGCTTGCGGCCCTGGCGGTGCTGCTCAGCGCGCTGGAATAGAGTGGCGGTCAGGTGTTGAAGCCGACCGCGGAAGCGTTCAGCAACTGCATGGCCATGACCAGCTCGAACAGGCGCAGCGTTTCGTTGTCCCACGCGGCCAGGGGTGCGTCTTGCCTGTCGCGGCTCTTCTGCCTCTCGATGATCGCCGCAAGGATCCCGGCTGCCTGATCCGCCGCCACGCGCAGCGCCAGCAGGTAATCGGCCTGGGTCTCGATCTCGCCCAAGCCGGGCGCGTCGGGCGTCGCGCCGAGGATGGTCTTGATCTGCTCGGCGAACCGCTTGGGAATGGGCAGCGGCTGATTGGCGAGCTCTGCCGCGTCCGCCCCGGACAGAAGCGCGGTGATTTCGCTCACGGCCATGGCAAGGCGGGTCGCGGCCGCTTGCAGCAGTTCGACCATCTGCTTCGCATTCACGGCGGCGGCCTTGATCGCCTGCGCGAGCGCACATTGTGCATCCTGCGTCTCGTTCAGCGGATCGCTGGCGGGCAGGAAAGGCAGGGACGTATCGCCCTGTTGCGCCTGGCCGCGCGCCACCAGCCCCAGGATCGCCGCGCTGGCCGTCGCGACCGATATCAGCCCGCGCCGGGTGACGGCGCCTGTTTGGGTTGCTTCAGGCATGTCCGCAGCCTTTCTGTCAGGGTTTCGGCAGGTTCGGAAACCGCTGTGTCTGCGCCGCCGGCAGGCGCGGCATGCGGCATCGCGGCGAAGAATGACTTGCGCTCCAGAAAGGCGGCGATGCCGTCATAGGCCTCCTGGCGCAAGGTCGCGCAAACCGAGTCGACGACGCTGCCCAGCGTCCGGGCAAGCTCGTCGTCCCGTCCAAGCCCTTGGAATTTTTCGGCCCAGACGATCTCATAGATCAGCATCGCCAGCTTGCGCTGCACTTCGGTGGGCGGATCACCTTCGCGAAAGCTTCCGGTCGCATGGCGGTCACCGGTGAACTCTTGCAACGTCCCGGCAATCCGTGCCGATTGACGCCCCGCGCAACGGTGATTAACCACGCGAGCCATGAGCCACACGCTTCCCACGCCCCGCGGCGCCCTGACCCCGAACCGCCCGCTCGCCGACCTGACCTGGCTGCGCGTCGGAGGCCCCGCCGACTGGCTGTTCCAGCCCGCGGACGAGGCAGATCTGGCCGATTTCCTCGCCGCGCTCGACCCCGCCGTGCCGGTTTTTCCGATGGGCGTCGGCTCGAACCTGATCGTGCGCGACGGTGGCATCCGCGGCGTGGTGATCCGGGTGGGCCGCGGATTCAACACCATTGAAATCGCGGGGGAAACCGTCATCGCCGGCGCCGCCGCGCTGGACGCCCATGTCGCCCGCAAGGCGGCCGAGGCCGGGCGCGACCTGACCTTCCTGCGCACCATTCCCGGCGGCATCGGCGGCGCCGTGCGCATGAATGCCGGCTGCTATGGCAGCTATGTCGCCGACCACCTGGTCTCGGTTCGGGTCGTGGCGCGTGACGGCAGCATCCACGATCTGCCCGCCGATGCGCTGAACCTCGCCTATCGCCACGCCGATCTGCCCGAGGGCTGGGTGGTGACCCGCGCCACCTTCCGCGCGGCCTCGGGGGAACCCGCTGAACTGGCTGCGAAAATGGACGATCAGCTGGCCCGCCGCGACGCCAGTCAGCCGACCCGCGACCGCTCGGCCGGCTCGACCTTCCGCAACCCGGCCGGCTTTTCCTCGACCGGCCGTGCCGACGACTCGCATGAGCTCAAGGCATGGAGCCTGATCGATGCCGCCGGGCTGCGCGGCCATCGTCTGGGCGGGGCGCAAATGTCTGAAAAGCACCCGAATTTCCTGCTGAACGCCGAAGGCGCCACGGCAGCAGAGCTGGAATCCCTGGGCGAGCTGGTCCGCGACAGGGTGCGCGAAAGCTCGGGGCATGAGCTGCAATGGGAAGTCATCCGCGTGGGTGAGCCGTAACCCGCCGTTATCCCCGGAAATCTCGCCCCAGACGCGAAAAGGGACTTTTGCGATTCTGCGCAACCCGCTATCCTGCCGAGATAAACACCCGGACAAACCGGGAGAATGAGGCAAAATTGGCGGGCAGGTCGAGCAGGACAGCCCCGAAAGTCGTGGTCCTGATGGGCGGACCCTCGGCCGAGCGCGAGGTTTCCCTCTCGTCCGGGCGGGAATGCGCGAAGGCGCTGCGGCAGGCGGGCTATGAAGTCGTCGAATTGGATGCGGGCAGGGATCTGCCCGCGCGTCTGGTCGATGCCGCGCCGGACGTGGTCTTCAACGCGCTGCACGGCCGTTGGGGCGAGGACGGCTGCGTCCAGGGCCTGATGGAGTGGCTGGGGCTGCGCTACACCCATTCCGGCGTGCTGGCCTCGGCGCTGGCCATGGACAAGTCCCGGGCGAAGCAGGCGTTTCGCGAGGCGGGCATTCCTGTCGTCGAAAGCGTCATCGCCGACGCGGCCGAGGTGTGCACCCGCCACGTCCTGCCGCCGCCCTATGTCGTCAAGCCGAATGACGAGGGCTCCTCGGTCGGGGTCTATATCGTCCACGAGGCCGCCAACGCCCCGCCGCAGCTCTCGGACCAGATGCCCGCGCGGGTCATGGTCGAGACCTATGCCCCCGGCCGCGAGTTGACCGTCGCCGTGCTGGGCGACCGGGCGCTCGGCGTGACCGAGATCGTCACCGAGGGCTGGTACGACTACGACGCGAAATACAAGCCCGGCGGCTCGCGCCACGTCGTCCCGGCCGAGATCCCGGCCGAGATCGATGCCGCCTGCCGCGACTTCGCCGTCAGGGCGCATCAGGCGCTGGGGTGCCGCGGCCTGTCGCGCAGCGATTTCCGCTGGGACGAATCGCGCGGCCTGGCCGGGCTGATCATCCTTGAAACCAACACCCAGCCGGGGATGACGCCGACCTCGCTGGCGCCGGAGCAGGCGGCGCATGTCGGCATGGACTTTCCCGCGCTCTGCCGCTGGATCGTCGAGGAGGCGCTATGCAGGGCTTGAACTTCCATCGCGGTCAGGATGCCGGCCGGCCGGCGCCGGTGCGTCATGCGCCCGCGCGGCCCGCGCCGTCGCAGCAGCCGCGCCCGGTGCGCAAGGACCCGGCGCCGTCGCGGCTGGCCTATCGGCTGAACCGGATGATGCTGCGGCCGCTGGTGCGGCGGCTGGTGCATGTCGGGCTGCCGGCCTTTCTGGCGGCGCTGGTGGCGGGGATCTGGCTGTCGGACGACACCCGCCGTGCGCATCTGACCGGCGGGCTCGACGCGCTGGTGGACCGGGTGCAGAACCGCGACGAATTCCTGGTCAAGATGATGACCATCGAGGGCGCCTCGCCGGTGGTGGACAAGGGGCTGCGGGCGATGCTGCCGGTCGAGCTGCCGGCGTCGAGCTTTGACATCGACCTGGAAAAGCTGCGCGAGCGGGTGCTGAAGCTGGATGCGGTCGAGGCGGTGGACCTGCGCATCAAGCCCGGCGGCGTGCTGTCGGCGGTGGTGACGGAACGGGTGCCGGCGCTGCTGTGGCGCCACGCCCGCGGCATCGAGCTGCTGGACAAGACCGGGCACCGCGTCGCCTCGGTCACCTCGCGCGAGGTGCGGGGCGACCTGCCGATCATCTCGGGCGAGGGCGCCGACCGCGCCGCGGCCGAGGCGCTGGCGCTGATCGACGCCGCCGGGCCGATCCTGCCGCGCCTGCGCGGGCTGGAACGCATGGGCGAACGGCGCTGGGACGTGGTGCTGGACCGCGGCCAGCGCATCAAACTGCCCGAGAACGGCGCGCTGCCGGCGCTGGAGCGCGCCATCGCCATCGACCGCGCCCAGCACATGCTGGACCGCGACCTGTCGGTCGTGGACCTGCGCCAGCAGCAGCGCCCGGTGGTGCAACTGGGGCTGGAGGCGCAGAACGCCATCCGCCGCGCCCGGGGCCAGCCCGAACTGGGTCCGGACGGCAAGGCCATCGCCGCCGAGACGGCGAAGAAGACATCGGGAAACGGCAAGAAGAAAAGCGGCTAACAGCTTGAAGGGGCAGCAGAGATGAAGGATCTGTACGAGGGGCAGCGGGCGATGCGGAGCATGCGCCGCCAGGCCATGCAGCGCGGGGTCATCGCGGTTCTGGACATCGGCACCTCGAAGATCGCCTGCCTCGTGCTGCAATTCGACGGCCCCAGCCAGTTCCGCGAGACGGACGGGGTCGGCCCCATGGCCGGCCAGTCGAATTTCCGCGTCATCGGCACCGCCACCACCCGCTCGCGCGGCCTGCGCTATGGCGAGATCGAGACCATGGCCGAGACCGAGCGCGCCATCCGCACCGTCATCCAGTCGGCGCAGAAGGTGGCGGGCGTGCGTGTCGATCACGTCATCGCCTGCATCTCGGGCGCGCGGCCGGCAAGCTATGGGCTGGCCGGAGAGATCGCGCTGCCTTCGGGCAAGGTGGGCGAGGGCGACGTCGCCCGCGTGCTTGCCGCCTGCGACGTGCCGGATTTCGGCCGCGGCCGCGAGGTGCTGCACGCCCAGCCGGTGAATTTCGCCCTGGACGGCCGCTCGGGGCTTTCGGACCCGCGCGACCAGTCCGGCGGCCGGCTGGCCTGCGACATGCATGTGCTGACCATCGACGGCGACGCCGCCGGCAACCTGGTGCACTGCATCCGCCGCTGCGACATGGAGCTGGCCGGGGTGGCCTCGGCCTCTTACGCCTCGGGGCTGGCGGCGCTGGTCGAGGACGAGCAGGAGCTGGGCGCGGCCTGCGTGGACTTGGGCGGCGGCACCACCGGGGTTTCCGTCTTTATCAAGAAACACATGATCTTCGCCGATGCTGTTCGATTCGGCGGGGAATTGATCACCCAGGACATCGCCAAGGGCCTGCGCGTCAGCCATGCCGTGGCCGAGCGGCTGAAGACGCTGCACGGCGGCGTCGAGGCCACCGGACGCGACGACCGCGAGATGATCGAGCTGGGCGGCGAGACCGGCGATTGGGAGACCGACCGCCGCAGCGGCAGCCGCGCCGACCTGATCGGCATCATGCGGCCGCGGGTCGAGGAGATCCTGGAAAACGTCGCCGGGATCCTGGACGCGGCGGGCTTCGATTCGATGCCCTCGCGCCAGATCGTGCTGACCGGCGGCGGCAGCCAGATCCCGGGGCTGGACGCGCTGGCCGCGCGCATGCTGGGCCAGAACGTCCGCATCGGCCGGCCGCTGCGCATCCAGGGCCTGCCGCATAACGCGACCGCGCCGGGGTTTTCCTCGGCCATCGGGCTGGCGCTGCTGACCGCCCATCCGCAGGACGAATGGTGGGATTTCGACATGCCCGCCGAACATTATCCGGCGCGCAGCCTGCGTCGGGCCTATCGCTGGTTTCGCAGCAACTGGTAGTTGCGAAAAACCCGATGCGGTGGTGCGGACGGGCGTCCCCACCACATGCTGGAGAATGGGCAAGATACCGCCTAAAACACCGGTCAATACCGCCATATTTGGTGTCCGAACTGTGTTTTTCGGGTGACGCTGCGGGCGAATCTGGCTAGGCTGGCCCGCATAGGGGATTCGACCGGGCGCACATGTCCGGCACAACAAACAAGGCAGGCGAGACATGGAACGGCAAATCCACCTGATGCTCAACGATGACCAGGAACTGAAGCCGCGCATCACCGTCTTCGGCGTCGGTGGTGCGGGTGGCAACGCGGTCAACAACATGATCGACAAGCAGCTGGAAGGGGTCGAGTTCGTCGTCGCGAACACCGACGCCCAGGCGCTGCAATCCTCGAAAGCCGACAGCCGCATCCAGATCGGTCCCAAGGTGACCGAGGGGCTGGGCGCCGGCGCGAAACCCTCGATCGGCGCCAAGGCCGCCGAGGAAACCATCGAGGACATCGTCGATCACCTGATGGGCGCCCACATGTGCTTCATCACCGCCGGCATGGGCGGCGGCACCGGCACCGGCGCCGCCCCGATCATCGCCCAGGCCGCGCGCGAGATGGGCATCCTGACCGTCGGCGTGGTGACCAAGCCGTTCCAGTTCGAAGGCACCAAGCGCATGCGCCAGGCCGCCGAGGGCGTCGAGGCGCTCCAGAAGGTCGTGGACACGCTGATCATCATCCCGAACCAGAACCTGTTCCGCCTCGCCAACGAAAAGACCACCTTCACCGAAGCCTTCGCCATGGCCGACGACGTGCTGTATCAGGGCGTCAAGGGCGTGACCGACCTGATGGTGCGCCCGGGCCTGATCAACCTCGACTTCGCCGACGTGCGCGCGGTGATGGACGAGATGGGCAAGGCGATGATGGGCACCGGCGAAGCCTCGGGCGAGAACCGCGCCGTGCAGGCCGCCGAGAAGGCCATCGCCAACCCGCTGCTGGACGAAATCAGCCTGAACGGCGCCAAGGGCGTGCTGATCAACATCACCGGCGGCTACGACCTGACTCTGTTCGAAATGGACGAGGCGGCCGAGAAGATCCGCGAGAAGGTCGATCCCGATGCGAACATCATCGTCGGCTCGACGCTGGATCCGTCGATGGAAGGCACCATCCGCG from Paracoccus aminovorans includes:
- the murC gene encoding UDP-N-acetylmuramate--L-alanine ligase: MNAATKLPGELGPIHFIGIGGIGMSGIAEVLMTLGYAVQGSDAKRSKITDRLEKLGAAVFEGQRAENIGEAGVVVISTAIKKGNPELEEARRRGLPIVRRAEMLAELMRLRSNVAVAGTHGKTTTTTMVATLLDAGGFDPTVINGGVIHAYGSNARAGAGEWMVVEADESDGSFNRLPATIAIVTNIDPEHMEHWGSFDALRKGFQDFVSNIPFYGLAVCCTDHPEVQALVGRTTDRRVVTFGFNAQADIRAINLRYENGIAHFDIALQGEEDAPVIEDCTLPMPGDHNVSNALAAVAVARHLGMKRAQIREALAKFGGVGRRFTRVGEVNGVTIIDDYGHHPVEIAAVLKAARQATKGRVIAVHQPHRYTRLSGLFDDFCTCFNEADVVAIAEVYSAGEEPIPGASRDDLVAGLIAHGHRHARAVMDEGDLERLVREQARPGDMVVCLGAGTISAWANNLPERLLGQAA
- a CDS encoding DUF2484 family protein; translation: MMLLVGHPFVAALCAVLWGVLACLLPFVRLRWRHAALWTLVLCGVPVLGWLTYLCGPGFGVLFLSLGLSLLVWPPFETRRRRAPAQRGLR
- the murB gene encoding UDP-N-acetylmuramate dehydrogenase, which translates into the protein MSHTLPTPRGALTPNRPLADLTWLRVGGPADWLFQPADEADLADFLAALDPAVPVFPMGVGSNLIVRDGGIRGVVIRVGRGFNTIEIAGETVIAGAAALDAHVARKAAEAGRDLTFLRTIPGGIGGAVRMNAGCYGSYVADHLVSVRVVARDGSIHDLPADALNLAYRHADLPEGWVVTRATFRAASGEPAELAAKMDDQLARRDASQPTRDRSAGSTFRNPAGFSSTGRADDSHELKAWSLIDAAGLRGHRLGGAQMSEKHPNFLLNAEGATAAELESLGELVRDRVRESSGHELQWEVIRVGEP
- a CDS encoding D-alanine--D-alanine ligase, with the translated sequence MAGRSSRTAPKVVVLMGGPSAEREVSLSSGRECAKALRQAGYEVVELDAGRDLPARLVDAAPDVVFNALHGRWGEDGCVQGLMEWLGLRYTHSGVLASALAMDKSRAKQAFREAGIPVVESVIADAAEVCTRHVLPPPYVVKPNDEGSSVGVYIVHEAANAPPQLSDQMPARVMVETYAPGRELTVAVLGDRALGVTEIVTEGWYDYDAKYKPGGSRHVVPAEIPAEIDAACRDFAVRAHQALGCRGLSRSDFRWDESRGLAGLIILETNTQPGMTPTSLAPEQAAHVGMDFPALCRWIVEEALCRA
- a CDS encoding cell division protein FtsQ/DivIB: MQGLNFHRGQDAGRPAPVRHAPARPAPSQQPRPVRKDPAPSRLAYRLNRMMLRPLVRRLVHVGLPAFLAALVAGIWLSDDTRRAHLTGGLDALVDRVQNRDEFLVKMMTIEGASPVVDKGLRAMLPVELPASSFDIDLEKLRERVLKLDAVEAVDLRIKPGGVLSAVVTERVPALLWRHARGIELLDKTGHRVASVTSREVRGDLPIISGEGADRAAAEALALIDAAGPILPRLRGLERMGERRWDVVLDRGQRIKLPENGALPALERAIAIDRAQHMLDRDLSVVDLRQQQRPVVQLGLEAQNAIRRARGQPELGPDGKAIAAETAKKTSGNGKKKSG
- the ftsA gene encoding cell division protein FtsA, which translates into the protein MKDLYEGQRAMRSMRRQAMQRGVIAVLDIGTSKIACLVLQFDGPSQFRETDGVGPMAGQSNFRVIGTATTRSRGLRYGEIETMAETERAIRTVIQSAQKVAGVRVDHVIACISGARPASYGLAGEIALPSGKVGEGDVARVLAACDVPDFGRGREVLHAQPVNFALDGRSGLSDPRDQSGGRLACDMHVLTIDGDAAGNLVHCIRRCDMELAGVASASYASGLAALVEDEQELGAACVDLGGGTTGVSVFIKKHMIFADAVRFGGELITQDIAKGLRVSHAVAERLKTLHGGVEATGRDDREMIELGGETGDWETDRRSGSRADLIGIMRPRVEEILENVAGILDAAGFDSMPSRQIVLTGGGSQIPGLDALAARMLGQNVRIGRPLRIQGLPHNATAPGFSSAIGLALLTAHPQDEWWDFDMPAEHYPARSLRRAYRWFRSNW
- the ftsZ gene encoding cell division protein FtsZ — translated: MERQIHLMLNDDQELKPRITVFGVGGAGGNAVNNMIDKQLEGVEFVVANTDAQALQSSKADSRIQIGPKVTEGLGAGAKPSIGAKAAEETIEDIVDHLMGAHMCFITAGMGGGTGTGAAPIIAQAAREMGILTVGVVTKPFQFEGTKRMRQAAEGVEALQKVVDTLIIIPNQNLFRLANEKTTFTEAFAMADDVLYQGVKGVTDLMVRPGLINLDFADVRAVMDEMGKAMMGTGEASGENRAVQAAEKAIANPLLDEISLNGAKGVLINITGGYDLTLFEMDEAAEKIREKVDPDANIIVGSTLDPSMEGTIRVSVVATGIDASAAELPAPRRGMKEPLTQNPAVAHKAVEEDLPPPRRVAPAVEAAPVARVQPAVPAARYEEEDMPRPAYQPDLRQAAAPAAPARDPLNGDAGGFVAPSRGQQAPAGTPSDAVMQRLAAAVQKAPERQAAAAAAQGRPAGQPQPAEAPRGPGRMAGLSRMLERISGHGEQAEKPAPSTIAERVSERVQARRSGGFDAGFDDLASPDRTGDNVEIPAFLRRQAN